The DNA segment CCGACTATTGATGAGCTTAAAGATTTACTGACAAAAGTTCGCGAAACGGCCGGACCTTGTAATTTGCAACTTTCAGGCGGAGAACCAGCTGTACGCGATGACCTTCCGCAAATTGCCGCAATTGCAAAAGAACTCGGTTTCCCTTTTGTACAAATCAATACAAACGGACTGCGCGTAGCCCGTCAGGAAGGATTAGCTAAACTCTGGGCAGACAGTGGCGTTGATTCCGCTTTTTTACAATTTGATGGCACCCGCGATGATATTTATGAATCAATTCGTGGACGCGCATTAATGAAAGAAAAAATGGAAGCCATTAAGAATCTGACCGAAGCGGGAATAGGAGTGGTTCTGGTTCCGACAATTGTTCCGGGCGTGAATGATGATAACATCGGCGAGATTCTGAAGTTAGCGATATCTCATTCTCCCGGAATACGCGGTGTGCATTTTCAACCCGTCAGCTATTTCGGACGCTATCCAGAATCTCCGTCAGATAAATCCCGCATCACATTGCCGGAAATCATGAGCAAGCTCGAAGAACAAACCTCCGAGCTGGTTCATAAAGTGGACTTTTTACCTCCCGCCTGTGAACACTCCTTATGTTCTTTTCATAGCAATTATATGGTGATGGAAGATGGAAAGCTCAAAAAACTTTCAGGCAAAAATGAAGCTTGCTGCGCTCCGCGTCCTGCTTCGGAAGGCGCAGAAAAATCGAGAACTTTTGTTCGCAGGCAATGGGCTGCTCCGGCAGTAGAAGAATGTGGATGTAAAAAACCGCTTGATGACTTAGATCGCTTTATTCAGCGGGCAAAAACACATATTCTAGCAGTGTCAGGCATGGCTTTTCAGGATGCGTGGACACTTGATCTCGAAAGACTCAGAGGCTGTTGCATTCATGTAGCATCGCCGAATGGAAAATTAATTCCATTTTGCGCGTATAACCTGACTTCAATGGATGGATCATCTCTTTACCGAGGACGAAATGATTAACAATCCCCTTGAGTGCTGGCTTAATCTGCGCATGGGACGGCCGCTTGATTCCGGAGCGGTTTCTCCCGAGGATCTGCGCGAGTGGCAATTTGAACTTCTACGTAAAACCATAAAACATGCCGCAAAATCTTCACAGTTTTATTCAAAACATTTAAGCGGCATAATCCCCGAGAATATTAGAACCCCAGCGGATTTAAGCGCATTGCCTTTCACTCTGCCAAGTGACCTGCGAAAGAATCCGAACAGTTTTTTATGTGTATCTCAAGATGAAGTTGCACGCGCCATAACTATTTCAAGTTCAGGATCAAGCGGGCCTCCTAAACGACTTTTTTTTACTGCCGGAGATTTAGAACGCACCATTGAGTTCTTTCATTACGGTATGGGGCCATTGGTAGGAAAGGGAGAAACGGTTCTTGCTCTGCTCCCGGATTCACGGCCCGGCGGAGTTGGAAATCTTTTCTCTGAAAGTATCTCAAGACTCGGAGCAAAGACTGTTTATCCAGAAGATCCTTCTGACATCCCTGCTCTTCTGAATTTACTTTTGAATTCTCGTGCAACTTGTATTTTAGGCCCGGCAATACATATTCACGCACTGTCCCGTCTTTGGAAAAGCAAACGGCTCCCTAAAAATCAAGTCCGCTCTGCCCTGCTGTGCTGGGATGTTTTACCAAGCGTTACAATTCAAACAATATCAAACACATTCGGTTGTGAAATTTTTTCTCATTGGGGCATGACTGAAACCTGTCTGGGCGGCGCAGTTGAATGTTTTCAAGGTTCCGGCATGCACCTGCGTGAACCGGATTTTTATGTTGAAATAGTTGACCCTGCTACCGGATTACCTGTGCCCGACGGAACCAG comes from the Maridesulfovibrio ferrireducens genome and includes:
- the trsS gene encoding radical SAM (seleno)protein TrsS — translated: MNTDFNIYETASVCPVCLKRISAQRITKNGETRIVKRCIEHGEFSTPVWRGEPNIQNWARPKIPSAPPVTDTTVSKGCPFDCGLCPEHNQHTCTTLIEITWRCDLNCKICFASAGNSEHQTLVRPDPTIDELKDLLTKVRETAGPCNLQLSGGEPAVRDDLPQIAAIAKELGFPFVQINTNGLRVARQEGLAKLWADSGVDSAFLQFDGTRDDIYESIRGRALMKEKMEAIKNLTEAGIGVVLVPTIVPGVNDDNIGEILKLAISHSPGIRGVHFQPVSYFGRYPESPSDKSRITLPEIMSKLEEQTSELVHKVDFLPPACEHSLCSFHSNYMVMEDGKLKKLSGKNEACCAPRPASEGAEKSRTFVRRQWAAPAVEECGCKKPLDDLDRFIQRAKTHILAVSGMAFQDAWTLDLERLRGCCIHVASPNGKLIPFCAYNLTSMDGSSLYRGRND
- a CDS encoding DVU_1553 family AMP-dependent CoA ligase; protein product: MINNPLECWLNLRMGRPLDSGAVSPEDLREWQFELLRKTIKHAAKSSQFYSKHLSGIIPENIRTPADLSALPFTLPSDLRKNPNSFLCVSQDEVARAITISSSGSSGPPKRLFFTAGDLERTIEFFHYGMGPLVGKGETVLALLPDSRPGGVGNLFSESISRLGAKTVYPEDPSDIPALLNLLLNSRATCILGPAIHIHALSRLWKSKRLPKNQVRSALLCWDVLPSVTIQTISNTFGCEIFSHWGMTETCLGGAVECFQGSGMHLREPDFYVEIVDPATGLPVPDGTSGEILFTTLSRRAMPLIRYKTGDIGQIISGPCTCSLPMRRLTGVTGRLNGDIRLPTSEQLSLSELNEIILQFVGVLDFKVSFQQHPPSLNITLDISPEAKIPSDLSKSIISYPKLNRAIVENDLKINIEIDNHNGNISSGFGKRLITSA